One part of the Trichocoleus desertorum ATA4-8-CV12 genome encodes these proteins:
- a CDS encoding FHA domain-containing protein, producing MATIIEPILQAPQRCSVTPLYIQAIATEETTILATNLGSAQDLQVTEKAANWLVGRNATCAITVAHRSISRCHAVIGYYPSRDFYIADVGSSNGTWVNGRRLNRLERHLLQDGDLIKLGSLCVEFFASTGDRLSPEVNEATATHH from the coding sequence ATGGCAACGATTATTGAGCCTATTCTGCAAGCTCCTCAACGTTGTAGCGTTACCCCGTTGTACATTCAGGCGATCGCGACTGAGGAAACCACCATTTTGGCGACAAATCTTGGTTCTGCCCAAGACCTTCAGGTGACTGAAAAAGCTGCTAATTGGTTGGTTGGGCGCAATGCTACCTGTGCCATTACAGTGGCCCATCGCTCGATCTCCCGTTGCCATGCCGTGATTGGTTACTATCCCAGCCGTGACTTTTATATTGCAGATGTGGGTAGTAGTAATGGCACTTGGGTTAATGGCCGTCGTTTAAACCGTCTAGAGCGCCACCTGTTGCAAGATGGTGACTTAATTAAGTTAGGCTCTCTATGTGTAGAGTTTTTTGCGTCTACAGGCGATCGCCTAAGTCCTGAGGTCAACGAAGCAACTGCTACCCATCATTAA
- a CDS encoding ribonuclease R produces the protein MEKGTLVEFRLHSDRRLAVLERPEGKKHWIVVDERGQSHTLHPRQITYTVVGQSYKPAEIPQFLKEVENYLDPSSLEVAWELLVEDSENVDPAGMALLLFSDQSPPLCYAAYYLLSEDKLYFKQKGDHYEPRSATQVAELKHQLTVADQKQREWQEFLARMHQGLANQTVEWQNSDRSRLEAIERFATLGEEASHRTPALETLAALGRPETPQAGFQLLVDLGLWSVHENLFVRRSQIPTQFSTKVLELAKQCLESPPPDLDVEGRLDLTGLKVYTIDDESTREIDDGVSLEYLEDGRQKLWIHIADPTRWIVPGDDLDLEARRRSTTIYLPTGIIPMFPPELATGPMSLIQGKICYALSFGVILDESGAIADYQIQTSLIKPTYRLTYEDVDEMLELGILAEPELQAIAIWAKRRQTWRHSQGAISINMPECSIKVHNDEITIEVLEVSQSRQLVAEMMILAGEVAARYGQAHNLAIPFRNQTQPELPPEEELLQLPAGPVRSCAIRRCMPRSEMSITPARHASLGLDTYTQVTSPIRRYTDLLAHFQIKAHLRGTPLPFPAEEMKELLMSVSAVAQEATSVERQTNRYWGLEYLRRHTHEVWQALVLRWLREHENLALILLEDLGLELAIRLTKAVSPGDRMEVKVTYADPRQDTIQFQQLLDREAQPAVS, from the coding sequence GTGGAGAAGGGAACTCTCGTTGAATTTCGACTGCATAGCGATCGTCGGCTGGCAGTTCTAGAGCGTCCAGAGGGTAAAAAACACTGGATTGTAGTGGATGAACGTGGCCAGTCGCACACCCTTCATCCTCGGCAAATCACCTACACTGTCGTAGGCCAGAGTTACAAGCCAGCCGAGATTCCTCAATTTCTGAAGGAAGTCGAAAACTATCTTGATCCCTCCAGTCTAGAGGTGGCTTGGGAGCTGCTGGTGGAAGACAGTGAGAATGTTGATCCCGCTGGCATGGCTTTGCTGCTGTTCTCAGACCAAAGCCCACCTCTGTGCTACGCGGCTTATTACTTACTCTCAGAAGACAAGCTTTACTTTAAACAGAAGGGAGACCATTACGAGCCTCGCTCAGCCACTCAGGTAGCGGAGTTAAAGCATCAGCTAACAGTGGCGGATCAAAAGCAGCGAGAATGGCAAGAATTTTTGGCTCGGATGCATCAAGGTCTAGCGAATCAAACCGTAGAATGGCAGAACAGCGATCGCAGTCGTCTCGAAGCCATAGAACGGTTTGCTACCTTAGGAGAGGAGGCTTCTCACCGGACGCCAGCTCTCGAAACCTTGGCTGCTTTGGGCAGACCTGAAACTCCTCAAGCGGGTTTTCAACTCTTGGTGGATTTAGGGTTGTGGAGCGTCCACGAGAATCTGTTTGTACGCCGCAGTCAAATCCCCACTCAATTTTCTACCAAAGTGCTGGAACTCGCAAAACAATGCTTGGAATCTCCACCCCCCGATCTCGATGTTGAGGGGCGGCTTGATTTAACGGGTCTGAAGGTCTACACCATCGACGATGAGAGTACGCGTGAAATTGACGATGGCGTCAGCTTGGAATACCTAGAAGATGGCCGTCAGAAGCTCTGGATTCACATTGCTGATCCGACGCGCTGGATTGTGCCTGGAGACGACTTAGATCTAGAAGCACGCCGACGCAGTACCACGATTTATCTACCAACTGGCATCATCCCGATGTTTCCGCCAGAACTGGCAACAGGCCCCATGAGCTTGATTCAGGGAAAAATCTGTTACGCCTTGAGTTTTGGAGTGATTTTAGATGAATCAGGGGCGATCGCAGACTACCAAATTCAGACCAGCCTAATTAAGCCCACTTATCGCCTCACCTACGAAGATGTGGATGAGATGCTGGAGTTGGGGATTCTAGCTGAACCCGAACTCCAAGCGATCGCGATCTGGGCAAAACGTCGGCAGACTTGGCGACACTCTCAAGGTGCCATCAGCATCAACATGCCCGAGTGTTCAATCAAGGTTCACAATGACGAGATCACAATTGAAGTTCTAGAAGTGTCTCAGTCGCGGCAACTGGTGGCTGAAATGATGATTTTGGCTGGGGAAGTGGCGGCCCGCTACGGTCAAGCGCACAACTTGGCAATTCCCTTCCGCAACCAAACTCAACCAGAGCTACCACCCGAAGAAGAGTTATTGCAGCTGCCTGCTGGCCCAGTGCGCTCCTGTGCAATTCGTCGCTGTATGCCTCGCAGTGAAATGAGCATTACCCCAGCGCGACACGCTAGTCTGGGCTTAGACACTTATACCCAAGTCACTTCACCCATTCGGCGCTATACAGATTTGCTGGCGCATTTCCAGATCAAGGCTCATCTACGAGGCACCCCGCTACCCTTCCCAGCGGAAGAAATGAAAGAGTTATTGATGAGCGTGAGTGCGGTGGCTCAAGAAGCAACTTCGGTAGAGCGCCAAACCAACCGCTATTGGGGGCTGGAATACCTGCGACGTCATACTCACGAGGTATGGCAAGCTTTGGTGTTGCGTTGGCTGCGAGAGCACGAAAACTTGGCGCTAATCTTGCTAGAGGACTTAGGTCTGGAATTGGCAATACGGCTCACAAAAGCCGTGTCACCTGGCGATCGCATGGAAGTCAAAGTCACCTACGCCGATCCACGCCAAGACACGATCCAGTTTCAGCAACTGCTCGATCGAGAAGCACAACCCGCCGTTTCCTAA
- a CDS encoding cyclase, giving the protein MTVDSFDGNCLASTSNRNWRDQEALVRGEILLSTRAHSAWGGAVTASMYLPLSRSLAWQQLTDYPRWVQYFPDLVRSEVLHRGDGVNSGRKRLYQVASKAFLFFTAQVEVYLGVVETVHQKIQFRQEQGSFTDFAADLTLQDYLSGTLLSYSVQATPAIPVPSVFVQQAIQLDLPTNMRKMRQVLCVG; this is encoded by the coding sequence ATGACTGTTGATTCATTTGACGGCAATTGTCTAGCATCTACCTCGAACCGCAACTGGCGTGACCAGGAAGCTCTAGTACGAGGTGAGATTTTGCTGAGTACCAGAGCCCATTCTGCATGGGGTGGGGCGGTTACGGCTTCAATGTATCTACCCTTGTCGCGATCGCTAGCTTGGCAGCAGCTAACCGACTATCCACGCTGGGTACAATACTTCCCCGATTTGGTTCGCAGTGAGGTGCTACACCGAGGCGATGGTGTCAATTCGGGCAGAAAACGGCTCTACCAAGTGGCGAGTAAAGCGTTTCTCTTTTTTACCGCTCAAGTTGAAGTTTATCTAGGGGTTGTAGAGACTGTCCACCAAAAAATTCAGTTTCGTCAGGAGCAAGGAAGTTTCACCGATTTTGCGGCTGATCTGACCTTGCAAGATTATTTGAGCGGAACTCTCCTATCCTATTCAGTGCAAGCAACCCCCGCGATTCCGGTGCCCTCTGTGTTTGTGCAACAAGCCATCCAGTTAGATTTGCCAACTAACATGCGGAAGATGCGCCAAGTGCTTTGTGTTGGTTAG
- a CDS encoding Lin0512 family protein — protein sequence MTRKRLVIEMGMGVDQHGQEPTVAAARAVRNAIAHNALPGVWEVAGLSDPNDMIVEVQVAVPYPEQVREAEVLSVLPFGRKSLKVESGGMVVQGRAIPQLNDKNDDMFVAIAAVTVLIETE from the coding sequence ATGACTCGTAAACGATTAGTCATTGAAATGGGCATGGGAGTCGATCAGCATGGGCAAGAACCAACCGTTGCCGCTGCGAGAGCGGTACGTAATGCGATCGCTCACAATGCCTTACCCGGAGTGTGGGAGGTTGCAGGGCTGAGCGATCCTAATGACATGATTGTAGAAGTGCAGGTAGCGGTTCCCTATCCAGAACAAGTGCGAGAAGCAGAGGTGCTGTCAGTACTGCCCTTTGGCCGCAAGAGCCTCAAGGTTGAGTCGGGTGGCATGGTGGTGCAAGGTCGTGCGATTCCCCAGCTCAATGATAAGAATGACGACATGTTTGTCGCGATCGCAGCCGTGACCGTTTTGATCGAAACTGAGTAG
- the rpmG gene encoding 50S ribosomal protein L33 encodes MAKGVRIIITLECTECRTNAAKRSAGVSRYTTTKNRRNTTARLELNKFCTHCNKHTSHKEIK; translated from the coding sequence ATGGCTAAGGGCGTCCGTATCATCATCACGCTAGAGTGCACTGAGTGCCGCACAAATGCTGCAAAGCGCTCAGCGGGAGTCTCTCGGTACACCACCACCAAGAACCGTCGCAACACCACTGCCCGGTTAGAACTCAACAAGTTCTGCACCCACTGCAACAAGCACACGTCTCATAAAGAAATTAAATAG
- a CDS encoding diguanylate cyclase, whose protein sequence is MLRSHLVTLFEGSHYAQADVLRQTAKRPADLAARYGGEEFAILLPNTEAACLVPQSDMAPTFLIAAADKALYQADGGTRSPLGLQIRVLQIKD, encoded by the coding sequence ATATTGCGCAGTCATCTAGTCACGCTCTTTGAGGGATCGCATTACGCTCAAGCTGATGTGTTGCGTCAAACTGCCAAGCGGCCTGCCGATCTAGCGGCTCGTTATGGGGGTGAGGAGTTTGCCATCCTGTTACCTAATACAGAAGCAGCATGTTTGGTACCGCAGTCTGATATGGCTCCCACTTTTTTGATTGCTGCGGCTGACAAAGCTCTATATCAGGCAGATGGCGGGACGCGATCGCCACTTGGTCTACAAATAAGGGTTTTGCAAATTAAGGATTAA
- a CDS encoding molybdopterin molybdotransferase MoeA, protein MLPVKQAEALILDLVSPLSTHNPHQTTEVLDLLSASGRILAAPVTSALDFPHWDNSAMDGYAVRFADVRSCSAEQPVTLEIVEEIPAGYQPQKLVQPGQAARILTGAMMPAGADTVVMQERTQRQGDRVTILEAPEFQAFVRQRAAFYQAGTPLLQPGISLNAPEIAVLAAAQCAQVTVYRQLRVAILSTGSELVAPDQPLQPGQIVDSNQYALAALVKQMGAEPVLLGVVPDEPEALKQAIAQAIATVDVVLSSGGVSVGDYDYVDEILAALGAEIHIRAVAVKPGKPLTVATAISESAQPRSVLYFGLPGNPVSALVTFWRFVQPALRKLSGLASGWEPTFIKARTHQNLRSDGKRESYLWGHLQLVNGEYEFRLAGGSHSSGNLINLAQTNSLAVLPVGQTAIAAGAEVLVMQVD, encoded by the coding sequence ATGCTGCCCGTTAAGCAAGCAGAAGCGCTAATTCTCGATTTGGTCAGTCCGTTATCGACTCACAATCCTCATCAGACCACAGAAGTTTTAGATTTGCTGAGTGCCTCTGGTCGGATTTTGGCTGCCCCTGTTACCAGTGCGCTTGATTTTCCCCATTGGGACAACTCAGCGATGGATGGCTATGCCGTTCGCTTTGCTGATGTGCGCTCGTGCAGTGCCGAGCAACCCGTGACACTAGAGATTGTGGAGGAAATTCCCGCCGGATATCAACCGCAGAAACTCGTACAACCCGGTCAAGCTGCTCGCATTCTCACCGGAGCCATGATGCCAGCGGGAGCCGATACCGTCGTCATGCAGGAGCGAACCCAGCGTCAAGGCGATCGCGTCACCATCCTAGAAGCTCCAGAATTTCAGGCATTTGTGCGGCAGCGAGCAGCCTTTTATCAAGCGGGGACTCCTCTACTGCAACCCGGTATTTCTCTGAATGCCCCTGAAATTGCGGTGCTGGCAGCGGCTCAATGCGCTCAAGTCACGGTTTATCGTCAGCTTCGGGTAGCAATTTTATCCACAGGTAGCGAATTGGTAGCCCCAGACCAACCTCTGCAACCTGGGCAAATTGTGGACTCTAACCAGTACGCTCTAGCAGCCCTTGTGAAGCAAATGGGAGCGGAGCCAGTACTGTTGGGAGTCGTCCCAGATGAACCAGAAGCCTTGAAGCAAGCGATCGCTCAAGCCATTGCCACTGTGGATGTCGTGCTTTCCTCCGGTGGCGTTTCTGTGGGGGACTACGACTACGTCGATGAAATTTTAGCCGCACTCGGAGCCGAAATTCACATCCGAGCCGTAGCCGTGAAGCCAGGAAAGCCTCTGACAGTTGCCACTGCCATCTCTGAGTCAGCCCAGCCGCGTTCTGTGTTGTACTTTGGCTTACCCGGAAACCCCGTCTCCGCCCTAGTGACCTTCTGGCGTTTCGTCCAACCTGCGCTCCGCAAACTCTCCGGGTTAGCGTCAGGCTGGGAACCCACATTCATTAAAGCCCGCACCCACCAGAATCTGCGCTCCGATGGCAAACGCGAGAGCTATCTCTGGGGCCATCTGCAACTCGTAAACGGCGAGTACGAATTTCGCCTTGCCGGAGGCAGCCATAGCTCTGGCAACTTGATCAACCTAGCCCAAACCAATAGCTTAGCCGTCTTACCCGTCGGCCAAACCGCGATCGCCGCAGGCGC
- the rpsR gene encoding 30S ribosomal protein S18 yields the protein MTYFRRRVSPIKPEDPIDYKDVDLLRKFITERGKILPRRITGLTAKQQRDLTVAIKRARLIALLPFVNQEG from the coding sequence ATGACTTACTTCCGCCGTCGCGTTTCTCCCATCAAGCCCGAAGACCCCATCGATTACAAAGATGTTGACCTGCTTCGGAAGTTCATCACCGAGCGTGGCAAAATTCTGCCTCGTCGGATTACAGGCTTGACTGCCAAGCAACAGCGCGATCTCACCGTCGCCATTAAGCGGGCTCGCCTGATTGCCTTGCTGCCCTTCGTCAACCAAGAAGGTTAG
- a CDS encoding YihY/virulence factor BrkB family protein, whose product MLSARFIRFFQHLNWTTIKQVIDSAGKQRLPGLSAEMAYSAMLGMFPAILALLTAIGLFESLQGTLQTLASQLSQVAPEEVQALIENFVKGISQTRNRSLFSLSFIAAIWASSGALSAAMTAFDHIQQIPPEQTRPFWKAKLVSLALTIGTILLLLVASFLMFISDLIIKHVASQSGFLGSGLLSTWRLLSWPSALGIVSAAFAFIYRYGPSKWKLGTPIMPGAVMAAVSWAMLSSLFRFYVSQFGDFNRAYGAIGAVIVLLLWLYLSSLVLLIGNQLNVTVGAAMQQHQQKTLQATQLARSLQPSDNSSPDGQK is encoded by the coding sequence ATGCTATCAGCTCGTTTTATTCGCTTTTTTCAACACCTAAACTGGACAACGATTAAACAAGTGATTGATTCTGCTGGCAAGCAGCGGTTACCAGGTCTCTCGGCAGAAATGGCCTACAGTGCCATGCTGGGAATGTTTCCAGCGATTCTAGCTCTACTGACCGCGATCGGATTGTTTGAATCTCTGCAAGGGACGCTGCAAACCCTAGCTTCTCAGCTCAGTCAAGTCGCCCCTGAAGAGGTGCAAGCTTTAATTGAAAACTTTGTGAAGGGTATTAGCCAAACCCGCAACCGCAGTTTATTTTCTCTCAGTTTCATTGCGGCGATTTGGGCTTCTTCAGGTGCGCTGAGTGCGGCAATGACCGCCTTTGATCATATCCAGCAAATTCCCCCAGAGCAAACCCGCCCGTTTTGGAAAGCTAAATTAGTTTCCTTAGCGCTCACGATCGGCACAATTTTACTGTTACTAGTGGCGTCTTTCTTGATGTTTATTAGTGACTTAATTATCAAACATGTCGCGAGTCAAAGTGGCTTTTTAGGATCAGGGCTGTTGTCTACTTGGCGGTTACTCAGTTGGCCGTCAGCGCTAGGCATTGTCTCTGCGGCATTTGCCTTTATTTATCGCTATGGGCCGAGCAAATGGAAACTGGGAACGCCGATTATGCCTGGAGCAGTAATGGCGGCAGTATCTTGGGCCATGCTCTCCAGCTTATTTCGGTTTTATGTGTCCCAGTTTGGCGACTTCAACCGAGCCTATGGAGCAATTGGCGCAGTCATTGTCTTGTTGCTGTGGCTCTACTTAAGCTCGTTAGTCTTGCTAATTGGCAACCAGTTAAATGTCACCGTTGGCGCGGCCATGCAGCAACACCAGCAGAAAACCCTTCAAGCGACTCAATTAGCGCGCTCGTTGCAGCCCAGCGACAATTCCAGTCCCGATGGTCAAAAATAG
- a CDS encoding RDD family protein yields the protein MRSDIGATRLPRAPIWRRASAFGIDFFCAWFMGSLVLGSGAMVQLLRSLLFLIVWLGIRVFWSYRNQGQSLGRWIFDLKVVDSRLLRSADLLALLKREGYLAFSALFLAIGLSSWRMIREGWIVLLVVPLALDLGLAIADSLNQQALHDRLASTSVVQSSRGYSLDLKLKRLLAEVSRRVKK from the coding sequence ATGCGCAGTGACATTGGGGCGACTCGCCTTCCTAGAGCCCCTATTTGGCGGCGTGCCTCTGCTTTCGGCATTGACTTTTTCTGTGCTTGGTTTATGGGCTCGCTGGTGTTGGGTAGCGGGGCAATGGTGCAATTATTGCGATCGCTCTTGTTCCTAATTGTTTGGTTGGGAATTCGGGTCTTTTGGTCTTATCGCAACCAGGGACAGAGTTTAGGACGCTGGATTTTTGATCTCAAGGTGGTCGATTCCAGACTGCTGCGCTCAGCCGATCTACTGGCACTCCTGAAGCGAGAAGGCTATTTAGCATTCAGTGCGCTGTTTTTAGCGATCGGGCTGAGTAGCTGGCGGATGATTCGTGAGGGGTGGATTGTTTTACTAGTGGTGCCTTTAGCCTTAGATTTGGGATTGGCGATCGCGGACTCCTTAAACCAACAAGCGCTACACGATCGCTTGGCAAGTACCAGTGTGGTTCAAAGTAGCCGAGGTTACTCTTTAGATTTAAAACTAAAGCGTTTACTTGCCGAAGTGAGCCGTCGTGTGAAAAAATAG